AATATTACAGTCATAGTGATCAAACACAGGCAGGATAAAAGGTGAGAATCGAAATTTACGTCAGCACGGATATAGAAACGGATGGCCCTATCCCAGGCCCAAACTCTATGCTTAGTATTGGCTCGGCGGCGTATACCGCAGACAAGCAATTAATTGCCACTTTTATGGCTAATTTGGAAACCTTACCAGGGGCACAAGGAGACCCCAAAACCATGATCTGGTGGTCAGAACAGCCAGAGGCCTGGGTCGCCTGTCGAGCCAATACTAAGCCCCCTGCAGAGGTCATGCAGTCCTATCACTCGTGGCTTGTGGCTTTACCAGGTAAACCGATTTTCGTTGGTTATCCAGCCGTTTTTGACTTTATGTTTGTGTACTGGTACTTAATAAAGTTTGTGGGCGATAGCCCATTTAAGCATTCAGCATTGGATATCCGCTCATATGCAATGGCATACCTGAAACAAAACTACAGCGATTCGGGTAAGGACAATCTACCTGCTGCTTGGTTAGAGGATCTGCCATTAACCCATATTGCCCTAGATGATGCTATCCAGCAAGGGAAGTTATTCTGCAATCTGTTGCAAGCGAATCTACAGCATTAAGTGAACTACCTACACCGATTTGGAGTACCAAATACGGTATAGGCTTCTGGTACATTTCGCAATGCTGCCAGAACTTCCTTAGAGGTACTATTAGTAGTAGAACCATCCACTACCGGATTCCCTTTACGGCGTTTTATCGTTGGGAACAGTCCCAGCCCAACGCGCTTTACGTTGATAGCGGCATTAATATCCCTATCAACCAAAAGCGATTCTTTTTCGTCCCAATAATTACGAATGTTGCAATCAGTGAAGATAAATTCATCACGATACGCAAGCAATTGAGATGTGTATGCAGGTTTGACTGCTATTGTCCTAGTTCCAGCTTTTCGGGCTATGTATTCTAGGATTGTGAAAAATTGTCCAAATGCAGCATCGTTCCAGGATTTATTTAATCCTGATTTAGCTGATTGACCGTTGGGTAAATATTTCCCATTTTCATCTTGTTTGGCTTTATTTTTCTTTGATAAAGCTCTTAAATTTAAATCTTCATATACAAAAACTTTCTTCCCAGTTTTGAGCAAGGTATGGGCAGTTTTAAAAGCATG
The Gloeotrichia echinulata CP02 DNA segment above includes these coding regions:
- a CDS encoding exonuclease yields the protein MLSIGSAAYTADKQLIATFMANLETLPGAQGDPKTMIWWSEQPEAWVACRANTKPPAEVMQSYHSWLVALPGKPIFVGYPAVFDFMFVYWYLIKFVGDSPFKHSALDIRSYAMAYLKQNYSDSGKDNLPAAWLEDLPLTHIALDDAIQQGKLFCNLLQANLQH